The Glycine soja cultivar W05 chromosome 6, ASM419377v2, whole genome shotgun sequence genome has a window encoding:
- the LOC114415774 gene encoding probable inactive ATP-dependent zinc metalloprotease FTSHI 4, chloroplastic: MNSQFANTIDIKLQLPKPFFPRKTPFPQFPHSSPRFLTTRFFPRNFTNRCKLRITASNSPSDTASPKQEQEQEQDAESAQLFEKLKETERKRMNELEEFDKKANVQLERQLVMASSWSRALLTLRGKLKGTEWDPQNSHRIDYSDFLRLLDSNNVQFMEYSNYGQTISVILPYYKNGKPIGTEGNPKDIIFQRHPVNRMPIDSWNDVWRKLHQQIVNVDVINVDAVPAEIYSTIAVAVIWSMRLALAVGFYVWIDNLMRPIYAKLIPCDLGTPGQKTTQPLRSRALGSLGQSRAKFISAEERTGVTFDDFAGQEYIKNELQEIVRILKNDEEFQDKGIYCPKGVLLHGPPGTGKTLLAKAIAGEAGLPFFAANGTDFVEMFVGVAASRVKDLFANARSFSPSIIFIDEIDAIGSKRGGPDIGGGGAEREQGLLQILTEMDGFKVSTAQVLVIGATNRLDILDPALLRKGRFDKIIRVGLPSEDGRFAILKVHARNKFFRSEEEKETLLKEIAELTEDFTGAELQNILNEAGILTARKDLDYIGRDELLEALKRQKGTFETGQEDSTEIPEELKLRLAYREAAVAVLACYFPEPHRPFLETDINSIRSQPNMRYAEISGQVFARKLDYINSIVRACAPRVIEEEMFGIDNLCWISAKATLEASKRAEFLILQTGMTAFGKAYYKNYSDLVPSLAMKLEALRDEYMRYATEKCSSVLKEYHLAVETITDILLEKGQIKAEEIWDIYRGAPRVAQPAVSPVDEFGALIYAGRWGIHGISLPGRVTFAPGNVGFATFGAPRPTETQIVSDETWKLVDDIWDKKVQNIKDEASKVIEEEKEKPQLLMASHFL, encoded by the exons ATGAATTCTCAATTCGCAAACACTATCGATATTAAGCTCCAACTCCCAAAACCCTTCTTCCCTCGCAAAACCCCTTTCCCCCAATTTCCCCACTCTTCACCTCGCTTTCTCACCACCAGATTCTTCCCTCGCAACTTCACGAATCGATGCAAACTCAGAATCACCGCATCCAATTCTCCTTCCGACACAGCCTCTCCCAAGCAAGagcaagaacaagaacaagacgCCGAATCCGCTCAACTATTCGAG AAACTGAAGGAGACGGAGAGGAAGCGGATGAATGAGTTGGAGGAATTTGACAAGAAGGCGAATGTGCAGTTAGAGAGGCAGCTTGTGATGGCTTCTTCATGGAGCAGAGCTTTGTTGACTTTGCGTGGAAAACTGAAGGGAACTGAGTGGGATCCTCAGAATTCACACAGGATAGACTACAGCGATTTTTTAAGACTTCTTGACTCTAACAATGTCCAGTTTATGGAGTACTCTAATTACGGTCAAACAATATCAG TTATTCTACCATATTACAAAAATGGGAAACCAATAGGAACTGAAGGGAATCCTAAGGATATTATTTTTCAGCGCCATCCAGTCAATAGAATGCCAATTGATAGTTGGAATGATGTTTGGAGAAAGCTACATCAGCAAATTGTAAATGTTGATGTCATTAATGTGGATGCCGTGCCTGCTGAAATATACTCCACTATTGCAGTTGCAGTCATATGGTCTATGCGTCTTGCTCTGGCTGTTGGATTTTATGTGTGGATTGATAATTTGATGAGACCAATATATGCGAAGTTGATACCTTGTGATTTGGGAACTCCTGGCCAAAAAACTACGCAGCCATTAAGAAGTCGTGCACTTGGATCTCTAGGCCAGAGTCG GGCTAAATTTATATCTGCAGAAGAAAGAACTGGTGTTACATTTGATGATTTTGCTGGCCAGGAATATATAAAGAATGAACTACAAGAGATTGTCCGAATTTTAAAGAATGATGAAGAGTTTCAAGACAAAGGAATTTATTGTCCAAAAGGTGTACTTCTTCATGGGCCTCCTGGAACTGGTAAAACTCTACTGGCTAAAGCTATCGCAGGTGAAGCAGGGTTGCCATTTTTTGCAGCTAATGGCACGGATTTTGTAGAG ATGTTTGTAGGGGTTGCTGCATCCCGTGTTAAAGACCTTTTTGCAAATGCAAGATCATTTTCACCTTCTATAATCTTTATTGATGAGATAGATGCTATTGGTAGCAAGCGTGGAGGCCCTGACATTGGCGGA GGAGGTGCTGAAAGGGAACAAGGTTTACTTCAGATACTGACTGAGATGGATGGATTCAAAGTTTCCACAGCACAG GTTCTCGTGATAGGTGCCACAAATAGATTGGATATTCTTGATCCTGCTCTATTGAGGAAGGGTCGTTTTGACAAGATCATTAGAGTTGGTTTGCCATCAGAGGATGGAAGATTTGCCATTTTGAAG GTGCATGCGAGGAATAAATTTTTTCGCTCTGAGGAGGAAAAGGAGACTCTACTTAAGGAAATTGCTGAACTGACAGAAGATTTTACTGGGGCAGAGCTACAAAATATACT GAATGAAGCTGGAATTTTGACAGCCAGGAAGGATTTGGACTACATTGGACGAGATGAGCTGCTTGAGGCATTAAAGAGG CAAAAGGGAACATTTGAAACAGGGCAAGAGGATAGTACCGAAATTCCTGAAGAATTAAAACTGAGATTGGCATACAGAGAAGCAGCTGTTGCTGTTCTAGCATGTTATTTTCCCGAGCCCCACCGTCCTTTTCTTGAG ACTGATATAAATTCTATCCGCAGCCAGCCAAATATGCGTTATGCTGAAATTTCTGGCCAGGTTTTTGCAAGGAAATTAGATTACATAAACTCTATAGTGCGTGCTTGTGCTC CAAGAGTAATTGAGGAGGAGATGTTTGGGATTGACAATTTGTGTTGGATCTCTGCAAAGGCAACATTAGAAGCTTCAAAGCGTGCAGAGTTTTTAATTCTGCAGACAGGCATGACTGCTTTTGGGAAAGCATATTACAAAAACTATAGTGACCTTGTGCCCAGT CTTGCAATGAAGCTTGAAGCACTTCGAGATGAGTATATGCGTTATGCTACAGAGAAGTGCTCATCTGTGCTAAAAGAGTACCATTTGGCTGTTGAGACAATCACAG ATATTTTGCTTGAAAAGGGGCAAATCAAAGCTGAGGAGATTTGGGACATTTATAGGGGTGCTCCTCGTGTAGCTCAG CCTGCTGTCAGTCCAGTTGATGAATTTGGGGCACTGATTTATGCTGGACGATGGGGAATCCATGGGATCAGTCTTCCCGGAAGGGTTACATTTGCGCCAGGCAATGTTGGATTTGCGACCTTTGGTGCTCCTCGCCCTACAGAG ACACAAATTGTTAGTGATGAAACTTGGAAATTAGTAGATGATATCTGGGATAAAAAGGTTCAAAACATTAAAGATGAAGCTTCAAAGGTGattgaagaagagaaggaaaagccACAACTTTTGATGGCAAGCCATTTTCTTTGA